A window from Pseudobutyrivibrio ruminis HUN009 encodes these proteins:
- a CDS encoding amino acid ABC transporter permease produces MASLGIDVLFKGTNFMRLLQGLWVSIEISLISVAISILLGLVVGVLMTVDNKILKAVLKLYLETVRIMPQMVLLFIVYFGTTRVFGWDLSAEASAIFVFTFWGTAEMGDLVRGSIKSIPRIQFESAYALGMDKLQTYLYIILPQTIRRLIPLSINLITRMIKTTSLVMMIGIVEVLKVGQQIIEANRNTSPNAAFGVFGVVMLLYFLVCWPISRLSIYLEKRWA; encoded by the coding sequence ATGGCCAGTTTGGGGATTGATGTTCTGTTCAAAGGAACAAACTTCATGAGATTGCTTCAGGGCTTGTGGGTTTCAATTGAAATCAGCCTTATATCCGTTGCAATTAGCATTTTACTAGGACTTGTTGTCGGTGTATTGATGACAGTCGATAATAAGATTTTAAAAGCCGTGTTGAAGCTATATTTAGAGACAGTAAGAATCATGCCACAGATGGTGCTTCTTTTCATTGTTTATTTCGGAACTACCAGAGTTTTTGGTTGGGACTTATCAGCAGAAGCTTCAGCAATTTTTGTATTCACCTTCTGGGGCACAGCAGAGATGGGAGATTTGGTAAGAGGTTCTATAAAGAGTATTCCTCGTATCCAATTTGAATCTGCATATGCTCTTGGTATGGATAAGCTTCAGACCTATTTATACATAATACTGCCACAGACAATAAGACGTTTGATTCCACTATCAATCAACCTTATTACCAGAATGATTAAGACAACATCACTGGTAATGATGATTGGTATTGTGGAAGTTTTGAAGGTAGGACAGCAGATTATCGAGGCAAACAGAAACACTTCACCAAATGCTGCATTCGGTGTGTTTGGTGTGGTAATGCTTCTGTATTTCCTGGTTTGCTGGCCAATTAGTAGACTTAGTATTTATTTGGAGAAAAGGTGGGCGTAA
- a CDS encoding N-acetylmuramoyl-L-alanine amidase family protein: MKPIRKLLRKYVVVMLLVAMVCPSITVDAKQPVKESSTQKVIVIDPGCQMNANNRKEPIGPGAFKTTARATAGVDGAETGIHEYELNLQIALKTSSLLSKQGYTVLLTRNENDVNLSSGDRAMIANTANADAFIVIQTGENNGVSVVCQSEDNPYNYGNYNDARLLSDAILGSVVQEADCDNAGVTEDDDMPIINWCASPTAIVEVGNLTDADEEAKLVDDEYQLKLAQGIANGVDSYFTQK; this comes from the coding sequence ATGAAACCAATTAGAAAGCTCTTACGAAAATATGTTGTAGTAATGCTCCTAGTTGCAATGGTTTGTCCTTCTATCACTGTAGATGCAAAACAACCTGTTAAAGAGTCATCTACCCAGAAAGTAATTGTGATTGATCCTGGCTGTCAGATGAATGCCAACAATCGAAAGGAACCAATTGGGCCTGGAGCTTTCAAAACAACTGCACGTGCCACAGCTGGTGTGGATGGGGCCGAAACAGGAATTCACGAATATGAGCTGAATCTGCAGATTGCCTTGAAGACATCTTCTCTTCTTAGCAAGCAGGGCTACACCGTACTCCTTACCAGAAATGAAAACGATGTAAATCTTAGCAGTGGCGACCGTGCAATGATTGCAAACACTGCAAATGCCGATGCATTTATAGTAATTCAGACTGGGGAAAACAATGGAGTTTCTGTTGTATGTCAGTCAGAAGATAATCCATACAACTATGGAAATTATAATGATGCTAGACTATTATCAGATGCAATCCTAGGCTCTGTTGTCCAGGAAGCTGATTGTGATAACGCAGGCGTCACCGAAGACGATGATATGCCTATCATCAACTGGTGTGCATCTCCTACCGCCATCGTAGAAGTTGGTAACCTCACAGACGCCGACGAGGAAGCTAAGCTTGTGGATGACGAATACCAATTGAAGCTTGCCCAAGGCATCGCCAATGGCGTAGATAGCTACTTCACACAGAAATGA
- a CDS encoding D-alanyl-D-alanine carboxypeptidase family protein, whose protein sequence is MNLKNIKKIFTKTALSLALALTISFTVPVASLQAEAANYSVTPISAVLLSCNGTEVFADADTTTFVKTLAVNTPVQVTGQTSNGFWQVSLDGGIYYISQQALSAAANTTAVRFTSYDVNAALVANAASGKIIYSQGANDKLEPASTTKIMTALLVIEAIEAGQLTLATPVLTSSTAVASLPSDASHVEPRLQAGEILTVDQLLTAMMVSSDCQACNILAEAVAGSVSNFVALMNARATQLGCVNTNFTNPSGYPDKNMYTNAYSLYLITANAYAHPLFKQYYGMASAVLPATNMCATPRALVNTDALVIPGSAYYNPYVVGGKTGTAGRAGQCLVTVASREGKTIITVVLGGKNRAMYDGTVKSSRYYETNRLIELGFANYW, encoded by the coding sequence TTGAACCTAAAGAATATTAAAAAGATATTTACTAAAACTGCCTTGTCTCTAGCCTTGGCATTGACTATTAGTTTTACAGTGCCAGTGGCATCACTTCAGGCTGAGGCCGCTAATTATTCTGTTACACCTATTTCTGCAGTGCTTTTGTCCTGCAATGGTACTGAAGTATTTGCTGATGCAGATACCACCACTTTCGTAAAAACTCTCGCAGTTAATACACCTGTGCAGGTTACAGGCCAGACATCAAATGGCTTTTGGCAGGTTAGCCTTGATGGCGGAATTTACTATATTTCTCAGCAGGCTCTTTCTGCTGCAGCAAATACTACTGCTGTTCGCTTTACTTCTTATGATGTAAATGCAGCCCTTGTTGCTAATGCAGCTTCAGGCAAAATTATTTATAGCCAGGGAGCAAATGACAAGCTTGAGCCAGCCAGCACCACAAAGATTATGACTGCTCTTCTTGTAATAGAAGCAATCGAAGCTGGACAGCTTACTTTAGCTACACCTGTTTTGACTTCTTCAACTGCAGTTGCTTCTCTTCCATCAGACGCAAGCCATGTGGAGCCAAGACTTCAAGCAGGAGAAATCCTTACAGTAGATCAGCTTCTTACAGCAATGATGGTTAGCTCTGATTGTCAGGCCTGCAATATTCTTGCAGAGGCAGTTGCTGGTTCAGTATCAAACTTTGTAGCACTTATGAATGCTAGAGCCACTCAGCTTGGCTGTGTAAATACAAACTTTACTAATCCATCTGGCTATCCAGATAAAAATATGTACACAAACGCTTACTCACTTTATTTGATTACAGCCAACGCATACGCTCATCCACTATTCAAGCAGTATTATGGTATGGCAAGCGCTGTGCTTCCAGCCACAAACATGTGCGCCACTCCTAGAGCACTTGTAAACACTGATGCTCTTGTAATTCCAGGTTCTGCTTACTACAACCCATACGTGGTAGGTGGCAAAACAGGAACAGCAGGCAGAGCTGGCCAGTGTCTTGTGACTGTTGCTTCAAGAGAAGGCAAGACAATTATCACTGTTGTACTCGGTGGAAAGAACCGTGCAATGTACGATGGAACCGTAAAATCATCACGTTATTATGAAACTAATCGTTTAATTGAACTTGGATTCGCAAATTACTGGTAA
- a CDS encoding amino acid ABC transporter permease: MDINILREYIPLYKEALLLTMKIGWQGIFMSLIIGLVGSAILHFKVPVLKTIIGIYIEIFRNTPLLVQLFFIYFALPKVGIKITAETCGVLGLGLLGGAYMIETFRSGLEAIPVIQKESALSLGMNEYQTLWLVIMPQAISISVPGLLANVIFLLKETSVFSTISLMDLMFTAKDLIGMYAKTIECLFLLVVFYLIMLLPVSIIGAIVERRLRYGQFGD; this comes from the coding sequence ATGGATATAAATATTCTTAGAGAATATATTCCACTATATAAAGAAGCACTTTTACTTACAATGAAGATAGGATGGCAGGGCATATTTATGAGTCTAATCATTGGACTTGTGGGCTCTGCTATCCTGCATTTTAAAGTTCCAGTGCTTAAAACGATTATTGGGATATATATTGAAATTTTTAGAAACACACCACTTTTGGTTCAATTGTTTTTTATCTACTTTGCGTTGCCAAAGGTGGGTATCAAAATAACTGCGGAAACATGCGGTGTTCTAGGATTAGGACTTCTAGGCGGAGCCTATATGATTGAAACCTTTAGAAGTGGTCTGGAAGCAATTCCTGTAATACAAAAAGAAAGCGCACTCAGCCTTGGTATGAATGAGTATCAGACCTTGTGGCTTGTAATTATGCCTCAAGCAATTTCTATCAGCGTGCCAGGACTTTTGGCCAACGTGATATTCCTATTGAAGGAAACATCTGTCTTTTCAACAATTAGTCTCATGGACCTGATGTTTACTGCAAAGGATTTAATAGGAATGTACGCAAAGACAATTGAGTGTCTGTTCCTTTTGGTTGTATTCTACCTGATTATGCTCCTTCCAGTATCAATCATAGGAGCGATTGTGGAAAGGAGGTTGCGCTATGGCCAGTTTGGGGATTGA
- the cysK gene encoding cysteine synthase A, which yields MSKIYKGAIELIGKTPLVEVVNIEKELGLEATVLVKLEYFNPAGSVKDRVAKAMIEDAEERGLLKEGSVIIEPTSGNTGIGLAAIAASKGYRAILTMPETMSVERRNILKAYGAEIVLTEGSKGMKGAIAKAEELAAEIEGSFIPGQFVNPANATAHRTTTGPEIWEDTDGNVDIFIAGVGTGGTVTGVGEYLKSQKPEVKIVALEPKDSPVLSEGRAGAHKIQGIGAGFVPDVLNTEIYDEIFVADSADAFAAAKLLAKKEGISVGISSGAALHGAIELAKKPENKGKTIVALLPDSGDRYYSTPLFTE from the coding sequence ATGTCTAAGATTTATAAGGGAGCTATTGAGTTAATTGGAAAGACTCCACTTGTTGAGGTGGTTAATATTGAAAAGGAGCTTGGCCTTGAGGCTACAGTTCTTGTAAAGCTTGAGTATTTCAATCCAGCTGGATCAGTAAAGGATAGAGTAGCAAAGGCTATGATCGAGGATGCAGAGGAGAGAGGTCTCCTCAAGGAAGGTTCAGTAATCATCGAGCCAACTTCAGGAAACACAGGTATCGGTCTTGCAGCAATCGCAGCATCAAAGGGATACCGTGCAATTCTTACAATGCCAGAGACAATGTCAGTTGAGCGTAGAAACATCCTTAAGGCATATGGCGCTGAAATCGTTCTTACAGAAGGCTCAAAGGGTATGAAGGGGGCTATCGCAAAGGCTGAGGAGCTTGCAGCAGAAATCGAGGGAAGCTTTATCCCTGGACAGTTTGTAAATCCAGCAAACGCAACAGCTCACAGAACAACTACAGGTCCAGAAATCTGGGAAGACACAGATGGAAATGTTGATATCTTCATCGCTGGTGTAGGTACTGGTGGAACAGTCACAGGTGTAGGTGAGTACCTTAAGTCACAGAAGCCAGAGGTTAAGATTGTTGCACTTGAGCCAAAGGATTCACCTGTTCTTTCAGAGGGACGTGCAGGTGCACATAAGATTCAGGGTATCGGCGCAGGATTTGTTCCAGATGTATTAAATACAGAGATTTACGATGAGATTTTCGTAGCAGATAGTGCAGATGCATTTGCAGCAGCAAAGCTTCTTGCAAAGAAGGAAGGAATCTCAGTTGGTATTTCTTCAGGAGCAGCTCTCCACGGAGCAATCGAGCTCGCAAAGAAGCCAGAAAACAAAGGCAAGACAATTGTAGCTTTACTTCCTGATTCTGGTGATAGATACTACTCAACACCACTATTTACAGAATAA
- a CDS encoding amino acid ABC transporter ATP-binding protein, whose translation MSELLKVTHLHKEFGNNVVLKDINLSVKRGEVVVIIGPSGCGKSTFLRCLNGLEEIQGGIITVDGLPVEADKRDITKLRQKIGMVFQSYELFPHKTVIENIILAPTKVQKRNKEEVTKEAIELLDKVGLSDKKDYYPRQLSGGQKQRVAIVRALVMHPEIILFDEVTAALDPEMVHEVLETMIKLAKSGRTMLIVTHEMSFAEAVADRILFFDNGEIVEETEDVKGFFKEPVTERAQKFLRTFEYDSALYI comes from the coding sequence ATGAGCGAATTATTAAAGGTTACACATTTACATAAGGAATTTGGAAACAATGTTGTTTTGAAAGATATCAACCTTTCTGTAAAAAGAGGAGAGGTTGTAGTAATCATCGGACCATCAGGCTGTGGTAAAAGTACATTTCTTAGATGCTTGAATGGTTTGGAGGAAATTCAGGGAGGCATCATTACCGTTGATGGACTTCCAGTGGAGGCTGATAAAAGAGATATCACAAAGCTTCGCCAGAAGATTGGAATGGTGTTCCAGTCTTATGAATTGTTCCCTCACAAGACAGTAATTGAAAATATCATACTGGCACCTACAAAGGTTCAGAAGAGAAACAAGGAAGAGGTTACAAAGGAGGCGATAGAGCTTTTAGATAAGGTTGGTCTTTCAGATAAAAAGGACTATTATCCAAGGCAGCTTTCAGGTGGACAGAAGCAGCGTGTGGCTATTGTAAGAGCACTTGTGATGCATCCAGAGATTATACTTTTTGATGAGGTTACAGCGGCTCTTGATCCAGAAATGGTTCATGAGGTACTTGAAACTATGATTAAGCTGGCTAAAAGTGGCCGCACTATGCTTATAGTAACTCACGAAATGAGTTTTGCAGAGGCTGTTGCAGATAGAATCCTATTCTTCGACAATGGCGAGATAGTAGAAGAGACAGAGGACGTAAAAGGATTCTTTAAGGAACCTGTTACAGAACGAGCTCAAAAGTTCCTTAGAACCTTTGAGTATGATAGTGCCTTGTATATATAA
- a CDS encoding amylo-alpha-1,6-glucosidase, with protein MNFEFVLDKLNNYKNNLNREWLLTNGLGGYGSSSIIGAHSRIHQGYLIASLQAPVDRVLVFSKTNERLVCGSRIYDLTTAQHKGPYTSEFNQGNMHLSQFKYDGNVTFIYEAGGMRLTKTITLVHEKNQCTIAYTLENNGPAAGVVITPLMNYRKHSAHMTIDDLRFELPEEVFQEIRNENNGNVGFYYSPVSNSDVRISLISAGCEMVKRNNVYDENMELQHELDDGKDGLDCHIKPYDFVMEVAAGGVSKASFVCSVDVKSSTGRKKVNWPDFEEIDRDTAFVEAEKEKNRVQALIETAGFDEDDELAQVLTVAANQFIVKRKSSNKKSIIAGYPWLTDRGRDAMVAFTGICLETGQFDDAKSILLTFAKYIKNGLLPNEFPEEGGTPSNNTADASLWYFYAVYNYLKYVDNDEAWKFVEDEIYPYLQEIMGAYRKGTSYSIKMDDDALMQVGKCKPVDINALWYNALMTMEEISRGIARRTHNKPENYLAYAGGCSQLAIWVKEAFNTDFWYEEGGYLYNSISEEEKDTALCPDQLFAISLPFTMLDPEKEKSVVKVVKDNLYVGVGLKSLEEGTAWGFMLGAFIEAYLKVGGHSAQAIEEAKAMFEPVEKHLVTECIGNYSENFNSEKPYQPKGCFAQAWSVGEILRAYALLKK; from the coding sequence ATGAATTTTGAATTTGTTTTAGATAAGCTTAATAATTATAAGAATAATTTAAATAGAGAATGGCTTTTGACAAATGGCCTTGGTGGATATGGAAGCAGTAGCATTATCGGTGCACACTCGAGAATTCATCAGGGCTATTTGATTGCTAGCTTGCAGGCACCGGTGGATAGAGTGCTTGTGTTTTCAAAGACAAATGAGCGTCTTGTGTGTGGTAGCAGGATTTATGATTTGACTACAGCTCAGCATAAGGGCCCTTATACTAGCGAGTTTAATCAGGGTAATATGCACTTGAGCCAGTTTAAGTATGATGGCAATGTTACCTTTATTTATGAGGCGGGTGGTATGCGCCTCACAAAGACAATTACTTTGGTTCATGAAAAGAATCAGTGTACTATCGCATATACGTTGGAGAATAATGGTCCAGCAGCAGGTGTAGTTATCACACCTCTTATGAATTATAGAAAGCACTCAGCTCATATGACTATCGATGATTTGAGATTTGAGTTGCCAGAGGAAGTTTTCCAGGAGATTCGTAACGAGAATAATGGCAATGTTGGCTTTTACTATAGCCCAGTTAGCAATTCAGATGTGAGAATTTCTCTTATTTCTGCAGGCTGTGAGATGGTAAAGCGTAACAATGTTTACGATGAAAACATGGAGCTTCAGCATGAATTGGATGATGGCAAGGATGGTTTGGATTGCCATATTAAGCCATACGATTTTGTTATGGAAGTTGCTGCAGGTGGAGTTTCGAAGGCTTCATTTGTTTGTTCAGTAGATGTGAAATCCAGCACTGGTCGTAAGAAGGTGAACTGGCCGGATTTTGAAGAAATTGATAGAGACACTGCTTTTGTAGAGGCAGAAAAAGAGAAGAATAGAGTCCAGGCGCTTATTGAAACTGCTGGATTTGATGAGGACGACGAGCTAGCTCAGGTTCTTACTGTGGCTGCAAATCAGTTCATCGTAAAGAGAAAGTCTTCTAATAAAAAGAGTATTATTGCAGGCTATCCATGGCTCACAGACCGTGGTAGAGATGCTATGGTGGCGTTCACAGGCATTTGCCTTGAGACAGGTCAATTTGATGATGCCAAATCCATTCTTCTTACATTTGCAAAATATATCAAAAATGGTTTGCTTCCAAATGAATTCCCAGAGGAGGGAGGCACACCTTCAAACAATACAGCGGATGCGTCACTTTGGTATTTCTATGCAGTATATAATTATCTGAAATACGTTGATAACGATGAGGCATGGAAGTTTGTTGAGGATGAAATATATCCTTATCTTCAGGAAATCATGGGAGCATACAGAAAGGGCACATCATACTCAATCAAGATGGATGATGATGCTTTGATGCAGGTAGGCAAGTGCAAGCCTGTTGATATTAATGCTCTTTGGTACAACGCTCTTATGACAATGGAGGAAATCTCACGAGGCATTGCTAGAAGAACTCACAACAAGCCAGAAAACTATTTGGCATACGCAGGTGGTTGCAGTCAGCTTGCTATCTGGGTTAAGGAAGCATTCAACACAGATTTCTGGTATGAAGAGGGCGGATACCTTTACAACTCAATCAGTGAGGAAGAAAAGGATACAGCTCTTTGTCCTGATCAGCTTTTTGCTATTAGCCTTCCATTTACAATGCTTGATCCAGAAAAGGAAAAGTCTGTAGTAAAGGTCGTAAAAGACAATCTTTATGTTGGCGTTGGTCTTAAATCTTTGGAGGAAGGCACAGCCTGGGGCTTCATGCTTGGTGCGTTTATTGAGGCATATCTTAAGGTTGGCGGACATAGCGCACAGGCTATCGAAGAAGCAAAGGCTATGTTTGAGCCAGTAGAAAAGCATCTTGTAACAGAATGTATTGGCAATTACTCAGAAAACTTTAACAGTGAAAAGCCATATCAGCCAAAGGGATGTTTTGCGCAGGCTTGGTCTGTAGGCGAAATACTTAGAGCATATGCACTCCTTAAAAAATAG
- a CDS encoding glutathione peroxidase, which yields MGFYDLTVEKTNGEQQAMSDYQGKVVMIVNTATGCGFTPQYKDIESIYEQYHAKGFEIVDVPCNQFAGQTPGNDEEIHEFCQLHYNTQFPQMKKADVNGETAIELFKYLKSQKGFEGFGRGAKALAMSAMLKKIDKDYKNNPEIKWNFTKFIVDRQGNVVARFEPTADMKEVEKCVASLI from the coding sequence ATGGGATTTTATGATCTTACAGTTGAAAAAACAAATGGCGAGCAGCAGGCTATGAGCGATTATCAGGGAAAGGTTGTCATGATTGTCAACACAGCTACAGGATGCGGCTTCACACCACAGTACAAGGACATCGAAAGCATCTATGAGCAGTACCACGCTAAGGGCTTCGAAATCGTAGACGTTCCTTGCAACCAGTTTGCAGGTCAGACACCTGGCAACGACGAGGAAATTCACGAGTTCTGCCAGCTTCACTACAACACACAGTTCCCTCAGATGAAGAAGGCTGATGTAAATGGTGAGACAGCTATCGAGCTTTTCAAGTATCTTAAGTCTCAGAAGGGCTTTGAAGGATTTGGTAGAGGTGCAAAGGCACTTGCTATGAGCGCAATGCTCAAGAAGATTGACAAGGATTACAAGAACAATCCTGAAATCAAATGGAACTTTACAAAGTTCATCGTTGACCGTCAGGGTAATGTAGTTGCCCGTTTCGAGCCAACAGCTGACATGAAAGAAGTCGAGAAGTGTGTAGCTTCTTTGATTTAG
- a CDS encoding O-acetylhomoserine aminocarboxypropyltransferase/cysteine synthase family protein, with the protein MSNYRFETLALHVGQENPDPASDARAVPIYQTTSYVFRDSQHAADRFGLADAGNIYGRLTNSTQGVLEERVAALEGGSAALAVASGAAAITYTIQALAANGGHIVAQKTIYGGSYNLLAHTLTQYGITATFVDAHNLDEVKNAIQDNTRAIYLETLGNPNSDIPDIDAIAKIAHEAGLPLVVDNTFGAAYWVRPIEHGADIVVHSATKFFGGHGTTLGGVIVEAGKYDWKASGKYPNIAEANPSYHGVSFAEVAGPAAFVTYIRAILLRDTGATISPFNAFLLLQGIETLPLRLDRHAENTKKVVEFLKNHPKVAHVNHPSLEDHPDHELYKKYFPKDGGSIFTFEIKGGKKEAYKFIDSLEIFSILANVADVKSLVIHPATTTHSQLTEEELLDQGITQSTIRLSIGTEHIDDIIEDLQKGFDAIDAEKIEEVFNAEKNANAV; encoded by the coding sequence ATGAGCAATTATAGATTTGAAACATTAGCACTTCATGTGGGCCAGGAAAACCCGGATCCAGCATCTGATGCAAGAGCAGTACCTATTTACCAGACTACTAGCTACGTATTCAGAGATTCACAGCATGCAGCAGATAGATTTGGTCTTGCTGATGCAGGTAACATTTATGGTCGTCTTACAAATTCTACTCAGGGTGTTTTAGAGGAGAGAGTTGCAGCACTTGAAGGTGGAAGCGCAGCACTTGCAGTTGCATCTGGTGCAGCAGCTATTACATACACAATCCAAGCACTTGCTGCAAACGGCGGACACATCGTAGCACAGAAGACTATCTACGGCGGAAGCTACAATCTTCTTGCTCATACTCTTACACAGTATGGAATCACAGCAACATTCGTAGATGCCCACAACTTGGATGAGGTTAAAAACGCAATTCAGGATAACACAAGAGCAATCTACTTAGAGACTCTTGGAAATCCTAACAGCGATATTCCAGATATCGATGCAATTGCAAAGATTGCACACGAGGCAGGACTTCCACTTGTTGTTGACAACACATTTGGAGCAGCTTATTGGGTAAGACCAATTGAGCACGGCGCAGACATCGTTGTTCATTCAGCAACAAAATTCTTCGGTGGACACGGAACAACACTTGGTGGTGTTATCGTAGAAGCTGGCAAGTATGATTGGAAGGCAAGCGGAAAGTACCCTAACATCGCAGAAGCAAATCCTAGCTATCATGGTGTATCATTTGCTGAGGTTGCCGGTCCTGCAGCATTTGTAACATACATCAGAGCTATTCTTCTTAGAGACACAGGGGCAACAATCTCACCATTTAATGCATTCCTCCTTTTGCAGGGAATTGAGACATTGCCTCTACGTCTCGACAGACATGCAGAAAATACAAAGAAGGTTGTTGAGTTCTTGAAGAATCATCCAAAGGTAGCTCATGTAAATCATCCATCACTTGAGGATCATCCAGACCATGAGCTTTACAAGAAATACTTCCCAAAGGATGGCGGAAGCATTTTCACATTCGAAATCAAGGGTGGCAAGAAAGAAGCTTACAAGTTTATTGATAGCCTTGAAATCTTCTCAATCCTTGCAAATGTAGCAGATGTAAAGAGCCTGGTTATTCACCCAGCGACAACAACTCATTCTCAGCTTACAGAGGAAGAGCTTTTAGATCAGGGAATTACACAGTCTACAATCAGACTTTCAATTGGTACAGAGCACATTGATGACATCATTGAGGATTTACAGAAGGGCTTTGATGCAATTGATGCAGAGAAGATTGAAGAAGTTTTTAATGCAGAAAAAAACGCAAATGCGGTATAA
- a CDS encoding ABC transporter ATP-binding protein/permease, whose product MIKTRLLKMMKQGTRHVFMSILWQWLGLVAQIIIVGCFARIIGGTYAGKLDTKHLVIYLAVALFCVFSRLVFDRLYTEASFEASVDVKKMMREEIYSKLLRLGSSYRSKVSSAQITQMMGEGVEQLEIYFGKYISQFVYALLAPLTLFGILFQYNLRAAVVLLVAVPLIPIVIMIVMKVARKLLDKYFKVYYGLGDTFLEKLHGLTTLKIYESDGQAAEEMDVESERFRKITMKVLSMQLNSTIVMDIVAYAGAAVGIITTIKEFLDGNMTLVSAIMFLLLSAEFFLPMRLLGSYFHIGMNGMKAADKIFEFLDLPEPEAGKYLISEGPYDIRFTGVSFAYDKEETLKDISMDIKAGQLVSIVGVSGSGKSTIASLLRQQNRNYKGSITVAGKELKNISEASLMSAMTAVSLNSYIFHGTVRENLHLGKPKANDTKLVNILKLLNLWDELAPLGGLEFELAEGGANISGGQKQRLCIARALLKNSPIYIFDESTSNIDMESEEIIMSIIRKLSKELGKTVILISHRLANVVKSDQIFMLDSGSIVEAGTHSQLIKKNGAYATLYKKQHALENYAGGAM is encoded by the coding sequence ATGATTAAAACAAGATTACTAAAAATGATGAAGCAAGGCACACGCCACGTGTTCATGTCTATTCTATGGCAGTGGCTTGGTCTTGTTGCTCAGATAATTATAGTAGGTTGCTTTGCCAGAATAATTGGCGGCACATACGCCGGCAAATTAGACACAAAGCATCTGGTGATTTATCTTGCAGTTGCCTTGTTTTGCGTTTTTTCTAGATTAGTTTTTGATAGACTCTATACTGAAGCTTCTTTTGAAGCCAGTGTAGATGTTAAAAAAATGATGCGTGAGGAAATCTACAGCAAGCTACTTCGCCTTGGAAGCAGCTATCGTAGCAAGGTATCCTCTGCGCAGATTACCCAGATGATGGGAGAGGGCGTTGAGCAGCTGGAGATATACTTTGGAAAGTATATCAGCCAATTCGTATATGCGTTACTTGCTCCCCTCACATTATTTGGAATTCTATTTCAATACAATTTGAGAGCGGCAGTTGTTCTACTTGTCGCAGTTCCACTTATTCCAATTGTTATCATGATAGTTATGAAGGTTGCCAGAAAGCTTTTGGACAAATACTTCAAAGTATACTATGGCCTGGGAGATACATTTCTTGAAAAGCTTCATGGACTTACCACTCTGAAGATTTATGAGTCTGACGGACAGGCTGCGGAGGAGATGGATGTAGAATCAGAGCGCTTTAGAAAAATCACTATGAAGGTGCTTTCTATGCAGCTCAACAGCACCATCGTCATGGATATTGTTGCCTACGCTGGAGCGGCAGTGGGAATCATCACCACAATCAAAGAGTTCCTAGATGGAAATATGACTCTCGTTAGCGCTATTATGTTTTTGCTTTTGTCGGCAGAGTTTTTCCTTCCAATGAGACTTCTTGGCTCATACTTCCATATTGGTATGAATGGAATGAAGGCGGCAGACAAGATATTCGAGTTCTTAGATTTACCAGAGCCTGAGGCAGGGAAGTATTTAATATCAGAGGGACCTTACGATATTCGATTTACTGGCGTGTCTTTCGCGTACGACAAAGAGGAGACATTAAAAGATATCTCAATGGATATTAAAGCAGGGCAGCTCGTTTCAATTGTAGGTGTGTCTGGCTCGGGCAAATCCACAATCGCCAGTCTTCTTAGACAGCAAAATAGAAACTACAAGGGCTCAATCACTGTTGCAGGCAAAGAGCTTAAAAATATTTCAGAAGCATCACTTATGTCTGCAATGACAGCGGTTTCATTGAATAGCTATATTTTCCATGGAACAGTTCGAGAGAATCTTCACCTGGGCAAGCCAAAAGCAAATGATACAAAGCTTGTAAATATTTTAAAGCTTCTGAATTTATGGGATGAGCTTGCACCTTTAGGGGGATTGGAGTTTGAGCTTGCAGAGGGTGGAGCTAATATTTCTGGTGGTCAAAAGCAACGCCTATGTATAGCAAGAGCCTTGCTTAAAAACTCGCCAATCTATATTTTTGATGAGTCTACCAGCAATATAGATATGGAATCAGAAGAAATCATAATGAGTATCATCCGCAAGCTTTCGAAAGAGCTTGGAAAGACGGTTATCCTTATATCACATCGACTTGCAAATGTGGTGAAGTCGGACCAGATATTTATGCTTGATAGTGGAAGTATTGTAGAAGCCGGAACCCATAGCCAGCTGATTAAAAAGAATGGAGCTTACGCTACTCTTTACAAGAAGCAGCATGCTTTGGAAAACTATGCAGGAGGTGCCATGTAA